Proteins encoded together in one Cyanobium sp. WAJ14-Wanaka window:
- a CDS encoding alpha/beta fold hydrolase → MHSFGQQLPGRGGIAGPQPDAPSTGDIDWGLHHQWQWRGVTCHWRVLGDPLHPPLLLLHGFAAGSGHWRRNAAPLAAAGWRVYGLDLVGFGASCQPRLWLDNRLWARQVQAFLEQVVRSPAVLVGNSLGGLVALSAAVFHPTWVRAVAAAPLADPSLLMAVPLRSPRRKPWRRRLKRWLVISLCRLLPLELLVPLLAHSPLLDLGIQSAYLTAVMGDRDLHRLIAKPARRPGAVRALRSMSIAMALRPHGALAPTLLRRLERPLLLIWGRADQLVPIEVASQVEALRPQLPLVVLEHCGHCPHDEVPQAFNQALLQWLEQLPHCQGELPA, encoded by the coding sequence ATCCACAGCTTTGGTCAGCAGTTGCCTGGGCGCGGGGGGATTGCAGGTCCCCAGCCTGACGCCCCATCGACCGGCGACATCGATTGGGGACTCCACCACCAATGGCAGTGGCGCGGCGTGACTTGCCATTGGCGGGTGCTAGGTGATCCGCTCCACCCACCCCTGCTGCTGCTGCATGGCTTTGCTGCTGGTAGCGGCCACTGGCGCCGCAATGCGGCCCCCTTGGCGGCGGCGGGTTGGCGGGTCTATGGCCTTGATCTGGTGGGCTTTGGGGCCTCCTGCCAACCGCGCCTGTGGCTCGACAACAGGCTCTGGGCAAGACAGGTGCAGGCCTTCCTCGAGCAGGTAGTGCGCTCCCCGGCGGTGTTGGTGGGCAATTCCCTGGGGGGCTTGGTGGCCCTCAGCGCAGCCGTGTTCCACCCGACCTGGGTGCGGGCGGTGGCGGCAGCTCCCCTGGCGGACCCGAGCCTGCTGATGGCAGTTCCCCTGCGCTCACCAAGGCGCAAACCCTGGCGGCGGCGGCTTAAGCGTTGGCTGGTGATCAGCCTCTGCAGGCTGCTCCCCCTGGAGCTGCTCGTACCGCTACTGGCCCATTCCCCCCTGCTGGATCTGGGAATTCAGTCGGCCTATCTGACGGCGGTGATGGGGGATCGGGATCTGCACAGGCTGATTGCCAAGCCGGCCCGCAGGCCTGGGGCGGTCAGGGCCCTTAGGTCGATGAGCATCGCCATGGCCCTGAGGCCCCACGGCGCCCTGGCGCCAACCCTGCTGCGGCGATTGGAGCGCCCCCTACTCCTGATTTGGGGCCGGGCCGACCAACTGGTGCCGATCGAGGTGGCCAGCCAGGTGGAGGCCCTGCGGCCACAGCTGCCCCTAGTAGTGCTGGAGCACTGCGGCCATTGCCCCCACGACGAGGTGCCCCAGGCCTTCAACCAGGCCCTACTTCAATGGCTTGAACAACTACCCCATTGCCAGGGGGAGCTCCCTGCATAA
- the trxB gene encoding thioredoxin-disulfide reductase: MGTGSPEVQNLVIVGSGPAGYTAAIYAARANLNPILITGFQDGGIPGGQLMTTTDVENYPGFPDGIMGPELMDRMRAQAVRWGTQLVEADADAIDLSSRPFRIEAEGQTISAQAVIMATGAKANRLGLPSEERFWSRGISACAICDGATPQFRGEELAVVGGGDSACEEAVYLTKYGSRVHLIVRGERLRASGAMADRVLANPNITVHWNRQVLDVDGDQWLASLSLVEPSHPGSGSSPAAANNPEVLQVRGLFYAIGHTPNTRLVAGQLELDSHGYLVTKPGRPETNLEGVYAAGDVADAEWRQGITAAGSGCQAALAAERWLTHHDLAVTVSHNPVDPAPAGEKVATAESDAENFDPAHLWQKGSYALRKLYHDSPKPLLVMYTSPSCGPCHVLKPQLKRVLEELSGAAQGVEIDIDADQEIAQQAGITGTPTVQLFFQKELKETFRGVKQRSVFKEAISALL, translated from the coding sequence ATGGGTACGGGCAGTCCGGAAGTTCAAAACCTGGTGATCGTGGGTTCCGGGCCCGCCGGCTACACCGCGGCGATTTATGCGGCCCGGGCCAACCTCAATCCCATTCTGATCACTGGCTTTCAAGACGGAGGCATCCCCGGCGGTCAGCTAATGACCACCACGGATGTAGAGAATTATCCAGGCTTCCCCGACGGGATCATGGGCCCTGAGCTGATGGACCGCATGCGCGCCCAAGCCGTGCGCTGGGGCACCCAACTGGTGGAGGCCGACGCCGACGCGATCGATCTTTCCAGTCGCCCCTTTCGCATCGAGGCCGAGGGTCAAACCATCTCCGCCCAGGCCGTGATCATGGCCACAGGAGCCAAGGCCAACCGCCTTGGCTTGCCCAGCGAGGAACGTTTTTGGAGCAGGGGGATCAGTGCCTGTGCAATCTGTGATGGGGCCACACCCCAATTTCGCGGGGAAGAGCTGGCGGTTGTGGGCGGCGGAGATTCGGCCTGCGAAGAGGCCGTCTACCTCACCAAATACGGCAGCAGGGTTCACCTAATCGTGCGGGGAGAGCGCCTCAGGGCCAGTGGTGCCATGGCCGATCGGGTGCTGGCCAACCCCAACATCACCGTGCACTGGAACCGCCAGGTGCTGGATGTGGACGGCGACCAGTGGCTTGCAAGCCTCAGCCTGGTCGAGCCCAGCCACCCAGGATCAGGAAGCAGCCCAGCAGCAGCCAACAACCCAGAAGTTCTGCAGGTGCGCGGGCTCTTCTATGCCATTGGCCACACCCCCAACACCCGGCTAGTGGCGGGCCAGCTGGAGCTGGATTCCCACGGCTACCTGGTGACCAAGCCAGGTCGACCGGAAACCAACCTGGAGGGGGTTTATGCCGCCGGCGACGTGGCGGATGCGGAATGGCGCCAAGGCATTACGGCAGCGGGCAGTGGCTGCCAGGCGGCCCTGGCGGCAGAGCGCTGGCTGACCCACCACGACCTGGCTGTCACGGTGAGCCACAACCCTGTGGATCCAGCCCCCGCGGGCGAAAAGGTCGCCACAGCCGAGAGTGATGCAGAAAACTTTGACCCGGCACACCTTTGGCAGAAAGGCAGCTATGCCCTGCGCAAGCTGTACCACGACAGCCCCAAGCCCCTACTGGTGATGTACACCTCGCCAAGTTGCGGCCCCTGCCACGTGCTCAAACCCCAGCTAAAGCGGGTTCTTGAGGAGCTCTCTGGGGCAGCCCAAGGAGTGGAAATAGACATCGATGCCGACCAAGAAATTGCTCAGCAGGCCGGCATAACTGGAACGCCCACCGTTCAGTTGTTTTTCCAAAAAGAGCTGAAGGAAACCTTCCGGGGCGTCAAGCAGCGCAGTGTCTTTAAGGAGGCCATCTCAGCGCTTCTCTAA
- a CDS encoding NAD(P)H-binding protein, whose amino-acid sequence MRVLVVGATGTLGRQIARQALDAGHQVRCIVRSPRKAAFLQEWGCELTRGDLLEPDSLDYALEGQEALIDAATARATDPGSAYEIDWTGKQNLFAACQRSGIKRLVFVSLLGAAKHRDVPLMDIKACTEEWLNASDLDFTILQGVAFMQGLISQFAIPVLEGQTVWVSGSPTPIAYMNTQDMARFAVAALAHPETARQTYPVVGPKAWITGEITQLCERFTGKDAKVFRVPPALLRLMRGVTSFFEASLNVAERLSFDAVTGGGQGLDAPMEASYAAFGLDPAETTGLEAYLKEYYDTILKRLRDMEADLDKDAKKKLPF is encoded by the coding sequence ATGCGGGTTTTGGTGGTTGGCGCAACGGGAACCCTGGGTCGCCAGATAGCGCGCCAGGCCCTTGATGCTGGCCACCAGGTGCGCTGCATCGTCCGCTCTCCCCGCAAGGCGGCTTTTTTGCAGGAGTGGGGCTGTGAACTCACCCGCGGAGACCTGCTGGAGCCCGACAGCCTCGACTACGCCCTAGAGGGTCAAGAAGCCCTGATCGACGCCGCCACTGCCCGGGCAACCGATCCAGGCAGTGCCTACGAAATCGATTGGACCGGCAAGCAAAACCTTTTTGCCGCCTGCCAGCGCTCCGGCATCAAGCGGCTTGTGTTTGTGTCTCTGTTGGGGGCAGCCAAACACCGCGATGTGCCCCTGATGGATATCAAGGCCTGCACGGAGGAATGGCTTAACGCCTCCGACCTCGACTTCACGATCCTGCAGGGGGTTGCTTTCATGCAGGGCTTGATCAGTCAATTCGCCATTCCGGTGCTGGAGGGTCAAACCGTTTGGGTTAGCGGCTCCCCAACGCCAATTGCCTACATGAATACCCAGGATATGGCCCGCTTTGCCGTGGCGGCTTTGGCCCATCCGGAAACAGCCCGCCAGACCTATCCGGTGGTGGGCCCCAAGGCCTGGATCACCGGCGAAATCACCCAGCTTTGCGAGCGTTTCACGGGCAAGGACGCCAAGGTATTCCGGGTGCCGCCGGCGCTCCTGAGGCTGATGCGCGGCGTTACCAGCTTTTTTGAGGCCAGCTTGAACGTGGCCGAAAGGCTCAGTTTTGATGCCGTGACCGGTGGCGGCCAAGGCCTGGATGCACCGATGGAGGCCAGCTATGCCGCCTTTGGCCTCGACCCGGCTGAAACCACAGGCCTTGAGGCCTACCTCAAGGAGTACTACGACACCATCCTCAAGCGGCTGCGAGATATGGAAGCAGACCTCGACAAGGACGCTAAAAAGAAGCTTCCCTTCTGA
- the infA gene encoding translation initiation factor IF-1: MIETSGVIEKEQGNGFYLVTLEQPAGHQCLCRAAGKLTKFRIKLLAGDKVLVEISPYDLTRGRITYRERNAAAGPRPGGNRPGGPRRR, from the coding sequence ATGATTGAGACCTCCGGCGTGATTGAAAAGGAGCAGGGAAACGGGTTTTACCTAGTCACCTTGGAGCAGCCGGCCGGTCACCAGTGCCTCTGCCGTGCGGCGGGCAAGCTCACCAAATTCCGTATCAAGTTGCTGGCCGGAGACAAGGTGTTGGTTGAGATCAGCCCCTACGACCTGACCCGCGGGCGGATCACCTATCGGGAACGCAATGCGGCCGCCGGTCCTCGCCCAGGGGGCAATCGCCCTGGCGGCCCCCGTCGTCGCTAA
- a CDS encoding DEAD/DEAH box helicase yields the protein MAPPSFDLAPRPAHDQTPRPANLEPRDWQRQLIQLLRARLLRGAEADVLIHAGPGAGKTLGALLGFQKLHREQRLERFLVFSHRSSIARQWRQAAERLGLRLLEWDPDQGLAAIPQNETWHGLQLSYQAAGRHCQRLLEELPHAGFGRWMAIADEVHHLGLDPDEPEAAAWGHAFSRLTGTAQLRLGLTGTPFRADNLAFCAAKRVKVRDGDQIVERIAPDLSVEPRQLINAGDVRPLEFRFQDGWVEHGRRHEPGDRETSPLSAEERESWRSRNLRRAIQLGDDSSIALRLLLNARSRLELVRQEHPGAGGLAIARDIAHARQLAALLEEQGDRVHLVHSQDPEAAMRLASFQAGEADWLVSIDMCAEGFDAPRLRVVAYLTTVVTRSRFVQAITRAVRMDGQRSALETIPRHPSYVYAPADPLLISYARTWSLSEPYLLRPKLGLDPAPDPGGGLGAAGLPLEAIGEQLGGVLRIGGPQLPQIRRKSA from the coding sequence ATGGCCCCACCATCCTTTGACCTGGCTCCCAGGCCAGCCCATGACCAAACTCCCAGGCCAGCCAACCTGGAGCCGAGGGATTGGCAGCGCCAGCTGATCCAACTGCTGAGGGCCCGCCTATTGCGGGGCGCGGAGGCTGACGTGCTGATCCATGCGGGACCAGGGGCAGGCAAAACCCTCGGAGCCCTGCTTGGTTTCCAGAAGCTCCACCGGGAGCAAAGGCTTGAACGCTTTTTGGTCTTTTCCCACCGCAGCTCGATCGCCCGCCAATGGCGACAAGCCGCCGAGCGCCTGGGGCTGCGGCTGCTGGAGTGGGATCCAGACCAGGGCCTGGCGGCGATCCCCCAGAACGAGACCTGGCATGGCCTGCAATTGAGCTATCAGGCCGCTGGGCGCCATTGCCAGCGGTTGCTGGAGGAATTGCCCCACGCCGGGTTTGGGCGCTGGATGGCCATCGCCGATGAGGTGCACCACCTTGGGTTGGATCCGGATGAACCGGAGGCGGCCGCCTGGGGTCATGCCTTTAGCCGCCTGACCGGCACGGCCCAACTGCGCCTGGGCCTAACTGGCACCCCATTTCGAGCCGACAACCTGGCCTTTTGCGCCGCAAAGCGGGTGAAGGTCCGCGATGGGGACCAAATCGTCGAGCGGATTGCCCCCGACCTCAGCGTGGAACCCCGTCAGCTGATCAATGCGGGGGATGTGCGCCCCCTGGAATTTCGCTTTCAAGATGGCTGGGTTGAGCATGGGCGGCGCCACGAGCCCGGCGATCGGGAGACCTCCCCCCTCTCGGCGGAGGAGAGGGAAAGCTGGCGCTCCCGCAATTTGCGTAGGGCCATCCAGCTGGGCGACGACAGCAGCATCGCCCTGCGGCTGCTGCTCAATGCCCGCAGCCGGCTGGAGCTGGTGCGCCAGGAGCACCCAGGGGCGGGCGGCCTGGCCATTGCCCGGGACATCGCCCACGCCCGGCAACTGGCGGCCCTGCTTGAAGAGCAGGGGGATCGGGTGCATCTGGTGCACTCCCAGGACCCGGAAGCCGCCATGCGCTTGGCCTCCTTTCAGGCCGGTGAAGCCGATTGGCTGGTGAGCATCGACATGTGCGCCGAAGGCTTTGATGCCCCCAGGTTGCGGGTGGTGGCTTATCTCACCACCGTGGTGACCCGCAGCCGTTTTGTGCAGGCGATCACCCGGGCAGTGCGCATGGACGGCCAGCGCTCGGCCCTGGAGACGATTCCTCGCCATCCCTCCTACGTCTATGCCCCCGCCGATCCCCTGTTGATCAGCTACGCGCGCACCTGGTCGCTAAGCGAGCCCTACCTCCTGCGGCCAAAGCTGGGCCTGGATCCAGCCCCGGATCCTGGTGGCGGGCTGGGGGCCGCCGGGCTGCCCCTAGAAGCAATCGGTGAACAGCTCGGAGGGGTGCTGCGCATCGGCGGTCCCCAACTGCCCCAGATTCGCCGCAAAAGCGCCTAA
- a CDS encoding N2,N2-dimethylguanosine tRNA methyltransferase: MLARTLAAQGPVRVLDLMAGCGIRALRYGVEGGAGEVWANDADPDRLPLLQANLAPLAAGKSTLRLRTTARTAQQLLADCLQRQERFELVDLDAFGCPTALLPLALEAVQFGGAIYLASTDGRSPTGHDRPAAIRLLGAAARAHPASWELALRLQIGVVARAAWAMGRGVEPLLAFSEGRTFRTALRLQRQPARAEEEQLGLMAYCHGCGDQQVQSLIKLRQWQPCSCPVPVPLSISGPLWIGPLQKPEFLAALHKTALHITALHKPDRESDGQFSPASLRLLGCLAADPGLPARCWPSAEVARRLQTGPPPLAALVLALQEQGYRAGVSGVMAGQLRSDAPWPVILQTASQCHRRAPATAKQESQSHAGLWPLKSSASQQLFGC; encoded by the coding sequence TTGCTGGCCCGCACCCTCGCGGCCCAGGGCCCAGTAAGGGTGCTCGATCTGATGGCGGGCTGCGGCATCAGGGCCCTGCGCTATGGCGTTGAGGGAGGAGCCGGCGAGGTTTGGGCCAACGATGCCGACCCCGATCGCCTGCCCCTGCTGCAGGCCAACTTGGCCCCCCTGGCGGCTGGCAAATCAACTTTGCGGCTGCGGACTACGGCCCGCACGGCCCAGCAGCTCTTGGCCGATTGCCTCCAGCGCCAGGAACGCTTCGAGTTGGTGGATTTGGATGCCTTTGGCTGTCCAACGGCCCTGTTGCCCCTGGCCCTAGAGGCGGTGCAATTTGGCGGAGCGATTTATTTGGCCAGCACCGACGGACGCTCCCCCACGGGCCACGACCGCCCGGCGGCGATTCGTTTGCTGGGTGCCGCCGCCCGGGCCCATCCCGCCAGTTGGGAGCTGGCCCTGAGGCTCCAGATCGGGGTGGTGGCTCGGGCTGCCTGGGCCATGGGCCGGGGCGTCGAACCATTGCTGGCCTTTAGCGAGGGGCGCACCTTTCGCACTGCGCTGCGGTTGCAGCGCCAGCCAGCCAGGGCTGAGGAGGAGCAGTTGGGGCTGATGGCCTATTGCCATGGATGCGGCGATCAGCAGGTGCAGAGCCTGATCAAGTTGCGCCAGTGGCAGCCCTGCAGTTGCCCGGTTCCGGTGCCCTTGAGCATTAGCGGCCCCCTTTGGATTGGCCCCCTGCAGAAACCAGAATTTTTGGCTGCTTTGCATAAAACTGCTTTGCACATAACTGCTTTGCACAAGCCAGATCGCGAGTCCGATGGGCAGTTCTCGCCAGCGTCGCTGCGGTTACTGGGCTGTCTGGCGGCGGATCCGGGTCTGCCGGCCCGCTGCTGGCCCAGCGCCGAGGTGGCCCGACGGCTCCAAACGGGGCCTCCACCACTGGCAGCACTTGTTTTGGCCCTGCAAGAGCAGGGCTATCGGGCCGGCGTCAGTGGGGTGATGGCTGGACAGCTACGCAGCGATGCCCCCTGGCCCGTGATTTTGCAAACCGCCAGCCAATGTCACCGCAGGGCCCCGGCAACTGCTAAACAGGAGAGCCAATCCCATGCCGGTCTATGGCCTCTGAAATCTTCGGCATCGCAGCAGCTTTTTGGGTGCTGA
- the petM gene encoding cytochrome b6-f complex subunit PetM produces the protein MASEIFGIAAAFWVLIPVGLVGGALLLKFADND, from the coding sequence ATGGCCTCTGAAATCTTCGGCATCGCAGCAGCTTTTTGGGTGCTGATCCCCGTGGGCCTGGTGGGTGGCGCCCTGCTGCTCAAATTCGCAGACAACGACTAA
- a CDS encoding pseudouridine synthase, translated as MENAPVLTTLIFHKPYGVLSQFTPEAGSAWRCLEDFIDMPGVYAAGRLDADSEGLLLLTSNGRLQQRLTDPAFGHWRRYWAQVEGNAAEHPEALESLRQGVTIQGQRTLAAKAMLLPDPGLPERNPPIRERQAIPTSWLQLELREGRNRQVRRMTAAVGLPTLRLLRVAIDLMDGEAPLDLEGLKPGQWRRVSPAEEQRLDQLLVPSKDLKRGSQVRTSPGRIQQGRPSPGRGGRAGGGKSGRGGGGG; from the coding sequence CTGGAAAATGCGCCCGTCCTGACCACCCTCATTTTCCATAAGCCCTACGGGGTCCTGAGCCAATTCACCCCAGAGGCCGGAAGTGCCTGGAGATGCCTGGAGGATTTTATTGATATGCCTGGGGTTTACGCCGCCGGGCGGCTGGATGCCGACAGTGAGGGTCTGCTGCTGCTGACAAGCAACGGGAGGCTCCAGCAAAGACTCACCGATCCCGCCTTTGGCCACTGGCGGCGCTACTGGGCCCAGGTGGAAGGCAATGCCGCCGAGCATCCCGAAGCATTGGAGAGCCTGCGCCAGGGCGTGACCATTCAAGGCCAGCGCACCCTGGCCGCCAAGGCCATGCTGCTGCCAGATCCAGGCCTGCCTGAACGCAATCCGCCGATCCGCGAGCGGCAGGCCATTCCCACCAGCTGGCTACAGTTGGAATTGCGGGAGGGCCGCAACCGCCAGGTGCGGCGGATGACGGCCGCCGTGGGACTGCCCACCTTAAGGCTGCTTCGGGTGGCCATTGACCTGATGGACGGTGAAGCACCCCTAGATCTGGAGGGTCTTAAGCCCGGGCAATGGCGGCGAGTAAGCCCCGCAGAAGAACAACGCCTAGATCAACTCCTGGTGCCTTCTAAAGACCTAAAACGGGGTTCGCAGGTCCGCACTTCACCCGGTCGAATTCAGCAGGGTCGCCCCTCGCCGGGGCGCGGCGGCAGGGCTGGCGGCGGGAAATCCGGCCGGGGAGGCGGAGGTGGATAG